Part of the Bradyrhizobium sp. AZCC 1721 genome, TGCCTCGGCAAAGGCTTCGGTCGCGCCTTCCTCGCGGTCTACCATCGTAAGCACGAGCACGACCTCGCCGCCGGCTTCGCGCACGGCCTCGACCGCCTTCAACGCCGAGCCGCCCGTGGTGGTGACGTCTTCCACGATCACGATACGCTTGCCCTGCAGGGTCTCGCCCTTGGCCAGCCCCTCGACCGCGAGGCGGGCGCCATGTTCCTTCGGCTTCTTGCGCACGAAGAAGGCGGCGATCGGGTGGCCCTTGATCCAGGAGAGCTGCGCGATCGCGCCCGCCAGTGGGACCGCGCCCATCTCCAGCCCGCCGACGAAATCGAGATTGTCGTCCTTCAGCGCCTCATAGGTCAGTTCCGCCAACAGTGCCGCACCTTCGGGGTCGAGCATGGTCGGCTTGAGGTTGAAGTAGAAGTCGCTCTTGCGGCCCGAGGCCAACGTGATCTCGCCGCGGCCGAACGAGCGCTTGCGGATGATCTCGGCGAGGCGGGCGCGGGAGGCTGATTTGGACAAGACGGTTTCCCCGAAGGTTTCAGGCGGGGCGCAATCTATCGGCGCTGCTGGGCAGATTCTAGCGCCGATCCGACGCCGTCAACAGGGCACAATGTCGTCTCGGCCATCGGGTCGGCGCACCGCGCAGCCCGATGACAGGCTCCAGCGGATGACCCCGTATTCCGCAGCGGCGGTTGTAACGCCCTGAAGTTCCGGGGTACTGGATACCCCGCTTGTCGCCTTCGCTAAAGCTCCGGCGGACCCATTATCGCAAACCCCGGCGGAGCCTTGGCGGAGACGGGTCGCGGGGATGACAAAAAATGACGATCGAACTGCACACCTGGAACACGCCGAACGGCCGCAAGATCTCGGTTGCGCTGGAGGAAATGGGGCTGCCCTACAAGGTGATCCCGGTGAACATCACCAAGGGCGAGCAGATGGCGCCTGCCTTTCTCAAGCTCAGCCCGAACAACAAGATCCCGGCGATTGTCGATCCCGACGGTCCCGGCGGTAAGCCGGTCGGCATCTTCGAATCCGGTGCGATCCTGCTTTATCTCGGCGAGAAGACCGGCAAGTTCCTGCCCAAGCCGTTGGCGGAGCGCATTCCGGTCTATGAATGGCTGATGTGGCAGATGGGCGGCTTTGGTCCGATGCCCGGCCAGGTGCATCATTTCATCGCGCTGGAGAACGAAACCGACCGCGCCTACGGCCTCAAACGCTTCATGGCCGAAACCCGCCGGCTCTACGGCGTCCTCGACCGCAGGCTGGAGGGCCGGGAGTTCGTCGCCGATGCCTTGTCGGTCGCCGACTTCGCCATCCTCGGCTGGGCCTGGCGCCATCCGCGCCACAAGGTGGAGCTGAAGGATTTTCCGAACGTCGAGCGCTGGTACAACGCGATGATGGCCCGCCCGGCGACCAAGCGCGGCATGGAAGCCAAGCTGGATTGATACGCGCTGTCCCGACCCACCATTGTCGCCGCCCGGCCTTGTGCGCAATTGCGTACAAGGCCGGGCGATGACGGCCGGAGCTCACGCCCTTTTCGCCTCGAACGCCATCTTCACCGCAAGCCCGGCCAGCACCGTTCCCATCAGCCAGCGCTGCAGCAACAGCCACGTCGGCCGCGAGCCGAGAAACATTGCGATCGATCCGGCGGCAAGTGCGATCACTGCGTTGACGCTGACGCTGATCACGATCTGGATCGCGCCGAGCGCCAGCGACTGCGTCAGCACGCTGCCCACCGTGGGGTCGATGAACTGCGGCAGCAGCGCCAGGTACAGCATCGCGATCTTCGGATTGAGCAGATTGGTGACGAATCCCATCGCAAACAATTTGCGCGGGCCGTCGATTTGCAGCTTTCTCACCTGAAACGGCGAACGCCCGTTCGGCTTCAGCGCCTGCCACGCCAGCCACAGCAGATAGGCAGCGCCCGCGAAGCGCAGCGCGTCGTAAGCATAGGGCACCGCGAACAAGAGCGCGGTGATGCCGAACGCCGCGCACAGCATGTAAAACACAAACCCGAGCGCGACGCCGCCCAGCGACACGATCCCGGCCGCCGGCCCTTGCGTGATCGAGCGCGAGATCAGGTAGATCATGTTCGGCCCCGGCGTCAGCACCATGCCGAGCGAGATCAGGGCAAAACCAAGCAGGGTAGGGAGATGAGGCATGGGAGACTCGCGGCGAGGAATGCGCATGTTTCTAGCGTGCAGCGCGCGGCGATGTCATTTCGTATATTGCTCCGAGGACATTTCTATGGAGCCGCATCGGCGGTGCGCTCCCTCTCCCGCGTGCGGGGGAGGGCTGGGGTGGGGGTGTTGCCGCATAAGAGATGTCAGAGTTCGCGGAGAGAACCCCCACCCGCCGCGCTCACGCGCGTCGACCTAAGAGCGAGCTTCGCTCGTCTCGACCCCGCAAGCGGGAGAGGTAAGAATCAATGCGCCTCATCCCAGTTATTCGCCGCCCGAGCATCCACCTGCAGCGGCACAGACAGCGCCACCGCCGGGAACGGCGCGTCCTGCATGACGTGCTGCACGACCGGCAGCGTCGCCGCCACTTCGTCGTCCGGCACCTCGAAGATCAGCTCGTCATGCACCTGCAACAGCATCTGCGCCGACAGCTTCTTCTCCGCCAGCGCGTCCTCCATGCGGATCATGGCGCGGCGGATGATGTCGGCGGCGGTGCCTTGCAGGCGCGCGTTGATTGCGGCGCGCTCGTTGAAGGAGCGGACCGAGGCATTGGAGGCCTTGATGTCGGGGTAGTGCATCTTCCGGCCAAATAGCGTCGTGACGTAGCCGTTGGTGCGGCAGAAATCTCGCGTCTCGTCCATGTAGGCGCGAATGCCCGGGAAGCGCTCGAAGTACTTCTTGATGTAGGCAGAGGCTTCCTCGCGGGCGATGCCGAGCTGGTTGGCGAGGCCGAACGCCGAGATGCCGTAGATGATGCCGAAATTGATCGCTTTGGCGCGCCGCCGCACTTCGCCCGGCATGTCCTTGATCGGCACGCCGAACATTTCGGACGCCGTCATGGCGTGAATGTCGAGCCCGTCGCGGAACGCCTGCTTCAAAACGGGGATGTCCGCAATTTCGGCCAACAGCCGCAATTCGATCTGCGAGTAGTCCGCCGA contains:
- the pyrE gene encoding orotate phosphoribosyltransferase codes for the protein MSKSASRARLAEIIRKRSFGRGEITLASGRKSDFYFNLKPTMLDPEGAALLAELTYEALKDDNLDFVGGLEMGAVPLAGAIAQLSWIKGHPIAAFFVRKKPKEHGARLAVEGLAKGETLQGKRIVIVEDVTTTGGSALKAVEAVREAGGEVVLVLTMVDREEGATEAFAEAGLEFRSLYKAGEFLKG
- a CDS encoding glutathione S-transferase family protein; this encodes MTIELHTWNTPNGRKISVALEEMGLPYKVIPVNITKGEQMAPAFLKLSPNNKIPAIVDPDGPGGKPVGIFESGAILLYLGEKTGKFLPKPLAERIPVYEWLMWQMGGFGPMPGQVHHFIALENETDRAYGLKRFMAETRRLYGVLDRRLEGREFVADALSVADFAILGWAWRHPRHKVELKDFPNVERWYNAMMARPATKRGMEAKLD
- a CDS encoding LysE family translocator, producing the protein MPHLPTLLGFALISLGMVLTPGPNMIYLISRSITQGPAAGIVSLGGVALGFVFYMLCAAFGITALLFAVPYAYDALRFAGAAYLLWLAWQALKPNGRSPFQVRKLQIDGPRKLFAMGFVTNLLNPKIAMLYLALLPQFIDPTVGSVLTQSLALGAIQIVISVSVNAVIALAAGSIAMFLGSRPTWLLLQRWLMGTVLAGLAVKMAFEAKRA